A genomic window from Rhodococcus sp. KBS0724 includes:
- a CDS encoding DUF402 domain-containing protein: protein MSEARVHIHPPKVETFDLEARTNIDPKGFVRQVEYYREQPWGLYMGRHADHPQFHYLESWILPDLGIRASIFHFTPGHERDQDHYIDIGTFTRGEHVWTSEDHYLDLIVQTGRSTELLDVDELLEAHASGILDAQTSEQAMLTAARTIDGIAAHGHDLGAWLSSMGMPITWR from the coding sequence ATGAGCGAAGCACGCGTCCACATTCACCCGCCCAAAGTCGAAACATTCGACCTAGAGGCCCGAACCAACATCGATCCCAAGGGCTTCGTTCGCCAGGTCGAGTACTACCGCGAACAGCCATGGGGCCTGTACATGGGCAGGCACGCAGACCATCCACAATTCCATTACCTGGAATCGTGGATTCTCCCCGACCTCGGAATCCGGGCGTCGATCTTCCACTTCACGCCGGGGCACGAACGCGACCAGGATCACTACATCGACATCGGCACCTTCACACGCGGTGAGCATGTTTGGACATCCGAGGACCACTATCTAGACCTGATCGTGCAGACCGGTCGCAGCACCGAACTACTCGACGTCGACGAACTCCTCGAAGCGCACGCCTCCGGAATTCTCGACGCGCAGACTTCCGAACAGGCGATGCTGACGGCTGCCCGCACCATTGACGGCATCGCCGCCCACGGTCACGATCTCGGCGCGTGGCTGTCGTCCATGGGTATGCCCATCACCTGGCGGTAG
- the coaE gene encoding dephospho-CoA kinase, translated as MLRVGLTGGIGAGKSTVSKILTELGAVIVDADLIAREVVEPGTPGLAELAQAFGDGIVAADGSLDRPALAALAFADDASRGTLNSILHPLIGHRTAERLAAAPEDSVLVQDIPLLVEAGMAPAFNLVVIVYVDAEERVRRLVESRGMPESDARARIAAQATDDQRRAVADVWLDNSGDPGALDAVVRELWAQRIAPFEENLRTGTAVRVLPELSPADPEWPEQAARLINRLALLCGDRATRIDHIGSTAVPGLDAKDVIDLQITVEHLGIADDLAADLAAGGFPRLEHIVADDPKPAYMGGETDPSVWAKRIHAGADPGRPVNIHVRVDGWPGQQFALLFRDWLRADSDVRAEYAALKVRAAEHASGIDDYATAIDAYLAVKTPWFDAAFHRAWEWADKSSWTA; from the coding sequence GTGTTGAGAGTTGGCCTCACTGGAGGCATCGGAGCCGGCAAGTCGACTGTGTCGAAAATCCTCACCGAACTGGGAGCAGTGATCGTTGATGCCGACCTGATCGCCCGAGAGGTCGTCGAACCCGGCACTCCCGGGTTGGCCGAGTTGGCGCAAGCGTTCGGGGACGGCATTGTCGCTGCCGACGGTAGCCTCGACAGACCGGCGCTAGCGGCGTTGGCGTTTGCCGACGACGCGTCCCGCGGAACTCTCAATTCGATCTTGCATCCGTTGATCGGCCATCGCACGGCCGAGCGTCTTGCTGCCGCGCCGGAGGATTCTGTTCTGGTGCAGGACATCCCGCTGCTGGTCGAAGCGGGAATGGCTCCGGCCTTCAATCTGGTTGTCATCGTGTACGTCGACGCCGAAGAACGTGTCCGACGGTTGGTCGAGTCACGCGGGATGCCCGAGAGCGATGCCCGCGCCCGGATCGCGGCCCAGGCGACCGACGATCAGCGCCGCGCTGTAGCGGATGTGTGGCTCGACAATAGCGGTGATCCGGGAGCCTTGGACGCTGTAGTTCGTGAGCTGTGGGCACAGCGAATCGCCCCGTTCGAGGAAAATCTGCGTACCGGAACAGCGGTTCGTGTTCTGCCGGAGCTGAGCCCCGCGGATCCGGAGTGGCCAGAGCAGGCAGCTCGACTGATCAACCGGTTGGCGCTGCTGTGCGGCGATCGAGCTACGCGTATCGATCACATCGGTTCCACTGCCGTACCCGGACTCGACGCGAAAGACGTGATCGATCTACAGATCACTGTCGAACATCTCGGCATTGCGGACGACTTGGCCGCGGACCTTGCTGCCGGCGGTTTCCCGCGTCTCGAGCACATCGTCGCAGACGACCCGAAACCTGCGTATATGGGCGGCGAAACCGACCCGAGCGTGTGGGCGAAGCGGATTCATGCCGGCGCTGATCCGGGTCGACCGGTGAATATCCATGTTCGCGTCGACGGCTGGCCTGGCCAGCAGTTCGCACTGTTGTTCCGAGACTGGCTGCGGGCAGATAGTGACGTCCGCGCCGAATATGCGGCGTTGAAAGTCCGGGCCGCCGAGCACGCGTCCGGAATCGACGACTACGCCACGGCGATCGACGCATACCTCGCGGTCAAGACGCCGTGGTTCGACGCTGCCTTCCACCGGGCGTGGGAATGGGCAGACAAGTCGAGTTGGACAGCCTGA
- the rpsA gene encoding 30S ribosomal protein S1: protein MPSTTVTSPQVAINDIGSAEDFLAAIDATIKYFNDGDIVEGTIVKVDRDEVLLDIGYKTEGVIPSRELSIKHDVDPNEVVSVGDAVEALVLTKEDKEGRLILSKKRAQYERAWGTIEELKEKDEAVKGTVIEVVKGGLILDIGLRGFLPASLVEMRRVRDLQPYVGKEIEAKIIELDKNRNNVVLSRRAWLEQTQSEVRSEFLHQLQKGQVRKGVVSSIVNFGAFVDLGGVDGLVHVSELSWKHIDHPSEVVEVGTEVTVEVLDVDLDRERVSLSLKATQEDPWRQFARTHAIGQIVPGKVTKLVPFGAFVRVEEGIEGLVHISELAERHVEVPDQVVGVGDDALVKVIDIDLERRRISLSLKQANEDYNAEFDPSKYGMADSYDEQGNYIFPEGFDPETNEWLEGFDKQREEWENRYAEAERRHKMHTVQMEKTAADEAAEAATAAAGYSSETASADDDEAPASAGSAPAESAGGSLASDAQLAALREKLSGNA, encoded by the coding sequence ATGCCCTCCACAACCGTCACCTCGCCGCAGGTTGCCATTAACGACATTGGCTCTGCCGAGGACTTCCTCGCCGCCATCGACGCAACGATCAAGTACTTCAACGATGGCGACATCGTCGAAGGCACCATCGTCAAGGTCGACCGCGACGAGGTTCTGCTCGACATCGGTTACAAGACCGAAGGTGTCATCCCTTCTCGTGAGCTCTCCATCAAGCACGACGTCGACCCCAACGAGGTCGTCTCCGTGGGAGATGCGGTCGAGGCTCTCGTCCTCACCAAGGAGGACAAAGAAGGTCGACTGATCCTGTCGAAGAAGCGTGCTCAGTACGAGCGTGCCTGGGGCACCATCGAGGAGCTCAAGGAGAAGGACGAGGCCGTCAAGGGCACCGTCATCGAGGTCGTCAAGGGCGGCCTCATCCTTGACATCGGCCTTCGTGGCTTCCTCCCCGCCTCGCTCGTCGAAATGCGTCGCGTCCGCGACCTCCAGCCGTACGTCGGCAAGGAGATCGAAGCCAAGATCATCGAGCTCGACAAGAACCGCAACAACGTGGTCCTGTCGCGCCGTGCATGGCTCGAGCAGACTCAGTCCGAGGTTCGCAGCGAATTCCTGCACCAGCTCCAGAAGGGCCAGGTCCGCAAGGGCGTCGTGTCCTCCATCGTCAACTTCGGTGCATTCGTGGACCTGGGCGGCGTAGACGGTCTGGTTCACGTTTCCGAGCTGTCTTGGAAGCACATCGATCACCCGTCCGAGGTTGTCGAGGTCGGCACCGAGGTCACCGTCGAGGTTCTCGACGTCGATCTGGACCGCGAGCGCGTCTCCCTGTCGCTCAAGGCAACGCAGGAAGATCCGTGGCGTCAGTTCGCCCGCACGCACGCCATCGGCCAGATCGTGCCCGGCAAGGTCACGAAGCTGGTTCCGTTCGGTGCATTCGTGCGCGTCGAAGAGGGAATCGAAGGCCTCGTTCACATCTCGGAGCTGGCTGAGCGCCACGTCGAGGTTCCGGACCAGGTTGTCGGCGTCGGCGACGATGCACTCGTCAAGGTCATCGACATCGACCTCGAGCGTCGTCGTATCTCGCTGTCGCTGAAGCAGGCCAACGAGGATTACAACGCCGAGTTCGATCCGTCCAAGTACGGCATGGCCGACTCGTACGACGAGCAGGGCAACTACATCTTCCCCGAGGGCTTCGATCCCGAGACCAACGAATGGCTCGAGGGCTTCGACAAGCAGCGCGAAGAGTGGGAGAACCGCTACGCCGAGGCTGAGCGTCGCCACAAGATGCACACCGTTCAGATGGAGAAGACCGCTGCAGACGAGGCCGCTGAAGCTGCCACCGCTGCTGCCGGCTACTCCTCGGAGACGGCTTCTGCAGACGACGACGAGGCTCCGGCCTCCGCTGGCTCCGCTCCGGCAGAGTCCGCTGGTGGATCGCTTGCAAGCGATGCACAGCTCGCCGCACTTCGTGAGAAGCTGTCGGGCAACGCATAA
- a CDS encoding class I SAM-dependent methyltransferase, whose translation MSDDRHAAANSILGTSGVGRVRVDSGASDRASRAWWDADAEDYHRTHGEFLGVNSADGEFVWCPEGLHEGDHHLLGDIVDKDILEVGCGSAPCARWLAGHGARAVGLDISMGMLSRGVDAMTAGGPHVPLIQASAELLPFADESFDIVCSAFGAVPFVADSQQVMNEVARVLRPGGKWVFAVNHPIRWIFPDDPGPKGLTATLPYFDRTPYVEVDENGVPTYVEHHRTIGDRVRELVAAGLQVHDIIEPEWPEWLDREWGQWSPLRGQLFPGTAIFSAVKP comes from the coding sequence ATGTCTGACGATCGCCATGCCGCTGCCAATTCCATCCTCGGGACCAGCGGAGTCGGCAGGGTCCGGGTCGATTCCGGTGCGAGCGACCGCGCCAGCCGCGCGTGGTGGGATGCGGACGCCGAGGATTACCACCGTACTCATGGCGAATTTCTGGGCGTGAACAGCGCAGATGGTGAATTCGTCTGGTGCCCCGAGGGTCTGCACGAAGGCGATCACCACCTACTCGGCGACATCGTGGACAAGGACATCCTCGAAGTGGGATGCGGATCCGCACCGTGCGCCCGATGGCTGGCCGGCCATGGCGCCCGGGCTGTCGGGCTCGATATCTCGATGGGCATGCTCTCGCGGGGAGTTGACGCGATGACCGCCGGCGGACCACACGTGCCGCTGATTCAGGCGAGCGCGGAATTGTTGCCGTTTGCTGACGAGAGCTTCGACATCGTGTGCTCCGCTTTCGGAGCGGTCCCCTTCGTGGCCGATTCGCAGCAGGTGATGAACGAGGTCGCCCGAGTTCTGCGGCCGGGCGGCAAATGGGTGTTTGCGGTCAACCATCCGATCCGCTGGATCTTCCCCGACGATCCGGGGCCGAAGGGACTGACCGCAACACTCCCCTATTTCGACCGCACGCCCTACGTCGAAGTCGACGAGAACGGCGTGCCGACCTACGTCGAGCATCACCGCACGATCGGCGATCGCGTCCGCGAGTTGGTGGCAGCCGGCCTGCAGGTTCACGACATCATCGAACCGGAGTGGCCGGAGTGGCTGGACCGTGAGTGGGGACAGTGGAGTCCCCTACGCGGCCAGCTCTTTCCGGGCACCGCGATATTCAGCGCCGTCAAACCCTGA
- a CDS encoding amino acid ABC transporter ATP-binding protein — MTPMVKADRVCKNFGALQVLKGVSLEIDRGQVLCLVGPSGSGKSTFLRCINHLEQVNAGRLYVDGDLVGYSEKNGKLYELHPRAAAKQRQDIGMVFQHFNLFPHRTALENIIEAPTQVKRVSKKKAIERAKDLLDQVGLSAKANAYPAQLSGGQQQRVAIARALAMDPKLMLFDEPTSALDPELVGEVLTVMKQLAKDGMTMVVVTHEMGFAREVADQLVFMDGGVVVESGEPRQLLANPQQDRTKAFLSNLL, encoded by the coding sequence ATGACACCGATGGTCAAGGCAGATCGAGTGTGCAAGAACTTCGGCGCACTCCAGGTTCTCAAAGGTGTGTCTCTCGAAATCGATCGCGGGCAGGTGCTCTGCCTGGTCGGTCCGTCCGGATCGGGCAAGTCGACGTTCTTGCGCTGCATCAACCACCTCGAACAGGTCAATGCAGGACGGCTGTACGTCGACGGTGACCTCGTCGGTTACTCGGAGAAGAACGGCAAGCTTTACGAGCTGCACCCACGTGCGGCGGCAAAGCAACGCCAGGACATCGGCATGGTGTTCCAGCATTTCAACTTGTTCCCGCATCGAACTGCGCTGGAAAACATCATCGAAGCGCCAACTCAGGTGAAGCGGGTCAGTAAGAAGAAGGCGATCGAGCGGGCGAAGGATCTGCTCGATCAGGTTGGTTTGAGCGCCAAGGCAAATGCGTACCCCGCCCAGTTGTCCGGTGGACAGCAGCAGCGCGTTGCCATCGCGCGGGCACTCGCCATGGACCCGAAACTGATGCTCTTCGACGAGCCGACGTCGGCGCTCGACCCGGAACTTGTCGGTGAAGTTCTCACAGTCATGAAACAACTCGCCAAAGACGGAATGACGATGGTTGTCGTCACTCACGAGATGGGGTTTGCCCGCGAGGTTGCCGATCAGCTCGTGTTCATGGATGGCGGCGTTGTCGTCGAATCCGGTGAGCCGCGGCAACTGCTGGCCAATCCGCAACAGGATCGCACCAAGGCATTCCTGTCGAATCTGCTGTAG
- a CDS encoding amino acid ABC transporter permease has product MNMTTTESGEPAPIKAIPLRRPGRWIAAIVVVFLFGLFIYGAATNEQFGWPTYRQYLFDSRISKAAWVTIQLTVLSMAAAIILGVILAVMRLSPNPVLKSAAWMYLWVFRGTPVYVQLVFWGLFPSIYKSIDLGIPFVHQFVHFDMQDLQAAFFFAVIGLALNEAAYMAEIVRAGIASVNEGQTEASVALGMTWSQTMRRTVLPQAMRVIIPPTGNELISLLKTTSLVSAVPLSTELYGRARDISGANFEPIPLLMVAATWYLAITSLLMIGQFYVERYYSKGATRALTTRQLQALADAQGNATVVETLPDIPGGERK; this is encoded by the coding sequence ATGAACATGACAACAACCGAGAGTGGCGAACCGGCGCCGATCAAGGCGATCCCACTGCGTAGGCCAGGTCGTTGGATAGCTGCGATCGTCGTAGTGTTCCTGTTCGGACTGTTTATCTACGGAGCTGCGACCAACGAACAGTTCGGGTGGCCGACCTATCGTCAGTACCTGTTCGACTCGCGTATTTCGAAGGCTGCCTGGGTCACTATTCAATTGACGGTTTTGTCGATGGCGGCTGCAATCATTCTGGGGGTTATCCTCGCCGTCATGCGGCTTTCTCCCAACCCGGTGTTGAAGTCCGCTGCCTGGATGTATTTGTGGGTTTTCCGTGGCACCCCCGTCTACGTCCAGCTTGTGTTCTGGGGGCTGTTCCCGTCCATCTACAAGAGCATCGATCTCGGGATTCCGTTCGTACATCAGTTCGTGCACTTCGACATGCAGGATTTGCAGGCGGCGTTTTTCTTCGCAGTGATCGGACTCGCTTTGAACGAGGCGGCCTACATGGCTGAAATCGTTCGTGCAGGTATCGCCTCGGTCAACGAAGGACAGACCGAAGCGTCCGTGGCTTTGGGAATGACCTGGAGCCAGACCATGCGTCGGACAGTTCTGCCACAGGCGATGCGCGTGATCATCCCGCCTACCGGCAACGAGTTGATCAGCTTGCTCAAGACGACGTCGCTCGTGTCGGCCGTGCCGCTGAGTACCGAACTCTACGGTCGTGCCAGAGACATTTCCGGCGCGAACTTCGAGCCGATTCCACTGCTCATGGTTGCGGCAACCTGGTACCTCGCGATCACGAGCCTGCTGATGATCGGTCAGTTCTACGTCGAGCGGTACTACTCGAAAGGTGCCACGCGAGCACTGACCACACGCCAGCTTCAGGCGCTTGCCGACGCACAAGGCAACGCGACGGTAGTGGAGACACTCCCGGACATTCCCGGAGGAGAACGCAAATGA
- a CDS encoding ABC transporter substrate-binding protein, with protein sequence MSVARCGDRRVESRVVVGENALRVFRRGGVRLHLVRLLLLGVIVALCGGCVVNDEGLVPEGPPLTVQKVPEIAALLPPKVAESGKLQIGVNIPYAPNEFKDANGNIVGFDVDLMKAVAAVLGVEPVFNQADFDKIIPAIQSGSYDMGMSSFTDSKEREKTVDFVTYYSAGIQWAQRPDNPVDPNNACGLRVAVQTTTTEDIDEVPAKSEACVAAGKPPIEKIKYDSQDDAANALILGRVDALSADSPVTGYAIKRSKGRMEAAGEPFDSAPYGWPIVKGSDLGPALQQAMQYLIDNGVYQQIAQTWSVEAGVIEESKINGAES encoded by the coding sequence ATGAGCGTTGCTCGATGCGGCGATCGACGAGTGGAGAGCAGAGTCGTGGTCGGTGAAAACGCGCTGAGAGTGTTTCGTCGCGGGGGTGTGCGCTTACATCTGGTTCGGCTCCTGTTACTCGGAGTGATCGTCGCACTCTGCGGGGGATGTGTGGTCAACGACGAAGGTCTTGTGCCGGAAGGGCCACCACTGACGGTGCAGAAGGTGCCTGAGATTGCGGCACTGTTGCCGCCGAAGGTCGCTGAATCCGGGAAGCTCCAGATCGGGGTGAACATTCCCTACGCGCCCAATGAATTCAAGGACGCGAACGGCAACATCGTCGGATTCGACGTCGACTTGATGAAAGCCGTCGCGGCAGTGCTCGGAGTCGAGCCGGTCTTCAATCAAGCGGACTTCGACAAAATCATTCCCGCAATCCAATCGGGGAGTTACGACATGGGAATGTCGTCTTTCACCGATTCCAAGGAGCGTGAAAAGACGGTCGACTTCGTGACCTACTACAGCGCAGGCATTCAATGGGCTCAACGTCCGGACAATCCTGTTGATCCGAACAACGCGTGTGGGCTGCGAGTCGCTGTGCAAACGACGACTACCGAGGACATCGACGAAGTGCCTGCAAAGAGCGAGGCCTGTGTTGCCGCCGGCAAGCCGCCGATCGAGAAGATCAAGTACGACAGCCAAGACGACGCGGCGAATGCGCTCATCCTCGGCCGAGTTGACGCACTGTCCGCGGACTCGCCGGTCACCGGTTATGCGATCAAGCGCAGTAAGGGCCGGATGGAAGCGGCGGGCGAGCCTTTCGATTCGGCACCGTACGGCTGGCCGATCGTCAAGGGTTCGGACCTGGGTCCCGCGCTGCAGCAGGCCATGCAGTACCTGATCGACAACGGCGTCTATCAACAGATCGCTCAGACCTGGAGCGTCGAGGCCGGCGTCATCGAAGAATCCAAGATCAACGGCGCGGAGAGCTGA
- a CDS encoding isocitrate/isopropylmalate dehydrogenase family protein, translated as MTGSSAIEPSGLRLGLMRGDGIGQDIVPATREIVDGALSAVHAQPVEWVELPLGFEAIESHGTPIPDETLAALEQLPGWILGPHDSASYPSEFRGQLTPGGVIRKKFELFANIRPAAVLNGVKATVPDMDLVIVRENTEGLYADRNMAVGSGEFMPTPDLALAVGVFTRGACERIARTAFSLATRRRNHVTIVHKANVLTLTTGLFRDACRTVAAEFPHVVVDDQHVDAMAAFLVRRGGDFDVVVTENMFGDILSDLAGELAGSLGTAPSINVSETQIMAQAAHGAAPDIAGKNRANPTALFLSSAMMLDWLADVRREPVLSAAASRIRNAVNATISSGIATADLGGLASTSEFAEVVYAHTLRR; from the coding sequence ATGACAGGTAGTAGTGCAATCGAACCGTCGGGCCTGCGGCTGGGACTGATGCGTGGAGACGGAATCGGTCAGGACATCGTCCCGGCCACTCGGGAGATCGTGGACGGCGCACTGTCCGCAGTCCACGCCCAACCCGTGGAGTGGGTGGAACTGCCGCTCGGCTTCGAAGCCATCGAGAGTCACGGGACACCGATTCCCGACGAGACTCTCGCTGCACTCGAGCAATTGCCCGGATGGATCCTCGGACCACACGACAGCGCGTCGTACCCGAGTGAGTTTCGTGGACAGCTGACACCCGGGGGAGTGATCCGAAAGAAGTTCGAACTCTTTGCGAACATCCGTCCCGCCGCTGTTCTGAACGGAGTGAAGGCGACCGTACCGGACATGGACTTGGTGATCGTCCGCGAGAACACCGAGGGACTGTACGCAGATCGAAACATGGCTGTAGGTAGCGGTGAATTCATGCCGACGCCGGACCTCGCACTTGCGGTGGGTGTATTCACCCGCGGCGCATGCGAGCGAATTGCCCGAACGGCATTCTCGTTGGCGACGCGTCGACGCAATCACGTCACCATCGTGCACAAGGCGAACGTTCTTACCCTCACCACCGGACTTTTTCGCGACGCCTGCCGCACTGTGGCCGCCGAGTTCCCGCACGTGGTTGTCGACGATCAACACGTCGACGCCATGGCCGCATTTCTGGTTCGGCGGGGCGGAGATTTCGACGTCGTGGTCACCGAGAACATGTTCGGTGACATCTTGTCGGATCTGGCGGGAGAATTGGCCGGTTCACTCGGGACAGCACCGTCGATCAACGTGTCCGAAACCCAGATCATGGCTCAAGCGGCGCACGGAGCCGCACCGGACATTGCGGGCAAGAACCGCGCCAACCCGACAGCCTTGTTTCTGTCGAGCGCGATGATGCTGGACTGGCTTGCAGACGTCCGTCGCGAACCAGTCTTGTCGGCTGCGGCGAGTCGAATCAGAAATGCGGTGAACGCCACTATTTCCTCGGGAATCGCGACCGCCGACCTCGGCGGCCTCGCATCGACCAGCGAATTCGCCGAAGTGGTGTACGCGCATACACTTCGTCGCTGA
- a CDS encoding 2'-5' RNA ligase family protein: MVQSVELLLGESSESAIRSQWSTLADAGLPSQGKMVRASNRPHITLFVAHTIPPEVDEILSRRFSLPPFEIRLGGYIVFGGRQFVLARSVIPSRALLRLHRDVFDAAAGSSGIPGHIEPGTWTPHVTLARRIEPDQLGGAISLLSKDVIAGDCGPIRRWDGDEKVEWSLTPPG, translated from the coding sequence ATGGTGCAGTCGGTGGAGTTGTTACTCGGCGAGTCGAGTGAGTCGGCAATACGCAGTCAGTGGTCCACTCTCGCTGACGCTGGTCTACCGAGTCAGGGAAAAATGGTGCGCGCGAGCAATCGTCCGCACATCACGCTGTTCGTCGCGCACACGATTCCGCCTGAGGTCGACGAAATCCTGAGTAGGCGCTTCTCACTACCGCCGTTCGAGATCCGGTTGGGCGGTTACATCGTGTTCGGCGGCAGACAGTTCGTATTGGCGCGTTCCGTCATCCCGTCGCGAGCTCTGTTGCGACTTCACCGTGATGTCTTCGACGCCGCGGCCGGGTCGAGTGGCATTCCCGGGCACATCGAACCGGGCACCTGGACGCCGCACGTGACATTGGCTCGGCGGATCGAGCCGGATCAACTGGGTGGTGCGATCTCCCTGCTGAGCAAGGACGTGATCGCGGGCGACTGTGGTCCGATCAGGCGGTGGGACGGGGATGAGAAAGTGGAGTGGTCGCTGACTCCACCCGGATAG